The Caldilineales bacterium genome has a window encoding:
- a CDS encoding alanine--glyoxylate aminotransferase family protein — protein MPRLYIPGPTEVNAEVMAAQIRPMLGHRSAEFADLFYRIAGKLKTLLQTEQHIYISTSSGSGLQEAAVRNTVRPGRKVLVPVHGAFSQRWAEVAAGNGCETVPLDLPWGQPIRPEAIEAALAAGGFDAVAIVHNETSTGVMSHVSTLAGLVRARFPDVLLLVDAVSSAGGVDLPFDAWGLDMLLTSSQKCFALPPGLAFAAVSDRLLARAQAVPHRGWYFDLLLLEKYFSEGKTTPATPAIGLLFAADLQTDRMVAEGLAPRFARHQQMMALTHAWAAKHDLDLFPERGYESATVTCVRNTRQIDVAAMVKHAKTRGLVIGNGYGKLKNHTFRLAHMGELTVGDMEELFGVLDEYVA, from the coding sequence ATGCCCCGCCTCTACATCCCAGGCCCCACCGAAGTCAACGCCGAGGTGATGGCCGCCCAAATCCGCCCCATGCTCGGCCATCGCAGCGCCGAGTTCGCCGATCTGTTCTACCGCATCGCCGGCAAGCTCAAAACACTGCTTCAGACCGAGCAGCACATCTACATCTCCACTTCGTCCGGCTCCGGCCTGCAAGAGGCCGCCGTCCGCAACACCGTACGCCCTGGGCGCAAGGTATTGGTCCCGGTCCACGGCGCCTTCAGCCAACGCTGGGCCGAAGTCGCCGCCGGCAATGGCTGCGAGACCGTGCCGCTCGACCTGCCCTGGGGCCAGCCCATCCGCCCGGAAGCTATCGAAGCCGCGCTGGCCGCGGGTGGATTCGACGCCGTGGCCATCGTCCACAACGAGACCAGCACCGGCGTCATGAGCCATGTGAGCACCCTGGCCGGCCTGGTGCGCGCCCGCTTCCCCGATGTCCTGCTCCTGGTCGATGCCGTCTCATCGGCGGGCGGCGTCGATCTGCCCTTCGATGCCTGGGGCCTGGACATGCTCCTCACTTCCTCGCAGAAATGCTTCGCCCTGCCGCCCGGCCTCGCCTTCGCCGCCGTCTCCGACCGGCTGCTGGCCCGCGCCCAGGCTGTGCCCCACCGCGGCTGGTATTTCGACCTCCTCCTGCTAGAGAAATACTTCAGCGAAGGCAAAACCACCCCCGCCACCCCCGCCATCGGCCTGCTTTTTGCCGCCGACCTGCAAACCGACCGCATGGTGGCCGAGGGTCTGGCCCCGCGCTTTGCCCGCCACCAGCAGATGATGGCCCTGACCCACGCCTGGGCTGCCAAACACGACCTCGATCTGTTCCCCGAACGCGGCTACGAATCTGCCACCGTCACCTGCGTGCGCAACACCCGCCAGATCGACGTGGCGGCGATGGTGAAACACGCCAAAACGCGCGGCCTGGTCATCGGCAACGGCTATGGCAAGCTCAAGAACCACACCTTCCGCCTCGCCCACATGGGCGAACTAACGGTGGGGGACATGGAAGAGCTGTTCGGCGTGCTGGATGAGTATGTGGCGTGA
- a CDS encoding A24 family peptidase, translating to MSSAGLITLLESMLLLAISLFDLRQHRIPNRLLALTALIVAAASLIFRQPPPAAAVVGGAAGLAAFLLLARIRPGALGMGDVKLAGVIGLMLGFPQVIFALLFGMIAAGLVALTLSLARSHTRTLAYAPYLALGALPFLLGG from the coding sequence ATGAGCAGCGCCGGCCTCATCACCCTGCTGGAGTCGATGCTCTTGCTGGCGATCAGCCTCTTCGATCTCCGGCAGCATCGTATCCCCAACCGCCTGCTGGCCCTGACCGCCCTCATCGTCGCCGCGGCCAGCCTGATTTTCCGTCAGCCTCCGCCGGCGGCGGCTGTGGTGGGCGGGGCCGCGGGACTGGCCGCCTTCCTGCTGCTGGCTCGTATCCGGCCCGGCGCCTTGGGCATGGGCGATGTCAAACTGGCCGGGGTCATCGGCCTGATGCTCGGCTTCCCCCAGGTTATCTTCGCCCTGCTTTTCGGCATGATTGCGGCCGGGCTGGTCGCCCTGACCTTGTCACTGGCCCGCAGCCACACCCGCACCCTGGCCTACGCCCCTTACCTGGCCCTCGGCGCCCTGCCGTTCCTCCTCGGCGGCTAA
- a CDS encoding glycosyltransferase family 39 protein, whose amino-acid sequence MTLSTSRQRLALLLALLLAFGLRLHRLGADSLWYDETVSALLAAKPLAAMWAHTARDIHPPLYYALLHLWMAAAGRSEFALAFLSLFFGVIAVALIAHLGRRSYGPAVGLLAAFLVAFSPLAVWYGQEVRMYTLGICWLLGLLILAWRLAGGQGSASRLAAGIAILSALSLWTLYYTGFDLIALNLFLIPWLWRRERRRLRPWLLAQIGALLLYLPWLPIALRQILHPPVPPWRAALPPLELLRRAWVEGSAALVAGQSVDPGRWQPWAIAGVVLALLAFALPSRFNRRRPWAGTLLLWLTVAGPLALILLASILFTPLYHVRYLALYSGAFPILLAAGLIAIVRAPWPWPRLRLVLATGLGLGLIIASLLSLRNYTTNRFAYEAADDLRGAVGAIDDRLGPRDAVLIDAGYLYPAFLYYWPGEIGWLGRLSNFPPPDPLPPGPAVVLSGHIDGDPATVGGGDPTSDFYAISSKDTATRLSQLFAAANTVWLLRGYDTVNDPQGFIRGWLSEHGQLVYDQVFPGGTFVRVQGWRTTQGPRPQPPIIGHRLQAETTGGIRLLGYDLAPVAAGWPLRLTLYWQRRGPIDRSWKLFNQLIGPDGSIVAQEDGFPGLGSLPTTTWQPGEIVETTFVLDLPARLAPGEYRLITGFYDEADGARLPLVGGGDAITLTTLPWP is encoded by the coding sequence ATGACCCTTTCCACCTCTCGCCAGCGCCTGGCTCTCCTCCTGGCGCTGCTCCTTGCCTTTGGCCTGCGGCTGCACCGCCTGGGCGCCGACAGCCTGTGGTACGACGAGACCGTCAGCGCCCTGCTGGCCGCTAAACCACTGGCGGCGATGTGGGCGCACACCGCCCGCGACATCCACCCGCCGCTTTACTACGCCCTTTTGCACCTCTGGATGGCAGCGGCCGGGCGCAGCGAATTCGCCCTCGCTTTCCTCTCCCTCTTCTTTGGCGTCATCGCTGTCGCCCTCATCGCTCACCTGGGCAGGCGCAGCTATGGCCCCGCCGTCGGGCTGCTGGCCGCCTTTTTGGTTGCATTCAGCCCCCTGGCTGTGTGGTACGGCCAGGAAGTGCGCATGTACACGCTGGGGATCTGCTGGCTGCTGGGGCTGCTCATCCTGGCCTGGCGACTGGCCGGCGGCCAGGGATCGGCGTCGCGCCTGGCGGCCGGCATCGCCATCCTCTCTGCCCTCAGCCTGTGGACGCTCTACTACACCGGCTTCGACCTCATCGCCCTCAACCTCTTCCTCATCCCCTGGCTGTGGCGGCGAGAGCGGCGGCGCCTGCGACCGTGGCTGCTGGCGCAGATCGGCGCCCTCCTGCTCTACCTCCCCTGGCTGCCCATCGCCCTCCGCCAGATTCTCCACCCCCCCGTCCCCCCCTGGCGCGCCGCCCTGCCCCCGCTCGAACTCCTCCGCCGGGCCTGGGTCGAAGGCAGCGCCGCCCTCGTGGCCGGGCAGTCGGTCGATCCCGGCCGCTGGCAGCCGTGGGCGATTGCGGGCGTCGTCCTCGCCCTGCTCGCCTTCGCCCTCCCCTCCCGCTTCAACCGCCGGCGGCCCTGGGCCGGGACCCTGCTCCTCTGGCTCACCGTCGCCGGGCCGCTGGCCTTGATCCTGCTGGCCTCGATCCTGTTCACACCGCTCTACCACGTCCGCTATCTGGCCCTCTACAGCGGCGCCTTCCCCATCCTGCTGGCGGCCGGGCTGATCGCCATCGTCCGGGCGCCGTGGCCCTGGCCGAGACTGCGACTGGTTTTGGCGACGGGGCTGGGGCTAGGACTCATCATTGCCAGCCTGCTCAGCCTGCGCAACTACACCACCAACCGCTTCGCCTATGAAGCCGCTGATGACCTGCGCGGGGCCGTCGGGGCCATCGACGACCGTCTCGGCCCCCGCGATGCCGTCCTCATCGACGCCGGCTATCTCTACCCCGCCTTCCTCTACTACTGGCCGGGCGAGATCGGCTGGCTCGGACGCCTGAGCAACTTCCCACCCCCCGACCCGCTTCCACCCGGCCCCGCCGTCGTCCTCAGCGGCCACATCGACGGCGACCCGGCCACCGTCGGCGGCGGCGACCCGACCAGCGACTTCTACGCCATCAGCAGCAAAGACACAGCCACCCGCCTGAGCCAGCTCTTCGCCGCGGCTAACACCGTCTGGCTGCTGCGCGGCTACGACACCGTCAACGACCCCCAGGGCTTCATCCGCGGCTGGCTGAGCGAGCACGGCCAGCTCGTCTACGACCAGGTCTTCCCCGGCGGCACGTTCGTGCGCGTGCAGGGCTGGCGCACCACCCAGGGACCGCGCCCGCAGCCGCCCATCATCGGCCACCGGCTCCAGGCCGAAACCACCGGCGGCATCCGGCTGCTGGGCTACGACCTGGCCCCGGTTGCAGCCGGCTGGCCTCTGCGCCTGACGCTCTACTGGCAGCGCCGCGGCCCCATCGACCGCTCCTGGAAGCTCTTCAACCAACTGATCGGCCCCGATGGAAGCATCGTCGCCCAAGAGGATGGCTTCCCCGGTCTTGGTTCGCTCCCCACCACCACCTGGCAGCCCGGCGAGATCGTGGAAACGACCTTCGTCCTCGACCTGCCCGCCCGCCTCGCGCCGGGCGAGTATCGGCTCATCACCGGCTTCTACGACGAAGCCGACGGCGCCCGCCTACCCCTCGTCGGCGGCGGCGACGCCATCACCCTGACCACCCTGCCCTGGCCATGA
- a CDS encoding Bpu10I family restriction endonuclease has product MAPKLPTPHLDKLDALLRNSRLPHVDKIRVEGAIKRYHQWIEALEAAGQERDNVVEKLVHATNVYKKFIELELIFDSPEDFLYRQKGQLKLDNTILEEFLPQLVFRSVYFGGQAFDLGPHKTFSGLSFGASLADSGDGGKPRLRTKDQDFILGKRLYMMTSFDREFKAAETVEAHLGYVCAECKTNLDKTMFQEAVATSRDLKMAVPSSLYFLICEFLDMTPVSITSTHIDDVLIVRKAKRMSSHVRQEYRSANERRRYRQEYVEFLDSSRYYADVFQRMVDKIQAMIDEAAPDVDRVLGQGYF; this is encoded by the coding sequence ATGGCGCCAAAACTCCCAACACCTCATTTGGATAAACTTGACGCACTATTGCGAAACTCTCGGCTGCCTCATGTGGACAAGATAAGGGTAGAGGGAGCCATCAAGCGATACCATCAGTGGATCGAAGCACTGGAAGCGGCGGGACAAGAGAGAGACAATGTCGTAGAGAAGCTCGTTCATGCCACAAATGTTTACAAGAAGTTCATTGAGCTTGAACTCATTTTTGATAGCCCAGAGGACTTCCTCTACAGGCAAAAGGGACAACTGAAACTTGACAACACGATTCTGGAGGAGTTTCTGCCACAGCTTGTATTTCGAAGTGTTTATTTTGGCGGTCAAGCCTTTGATCTCGGCCCACATAAGACGTTTTCTGGCTTGAGCTTCGGCGCATCGCTGGCTGACTCAGGAGATGGAGGAAAGCCCAGGCTACGAACCAAAGATCAGGACTTCATTTTGGGCAAACGGCTTTACATGATGACCTCCTTTGACAGGGAATTCAAGGCAGCCGAGACTGTCGAGGCCCATCTTGGCTACGTCTGCGCAGAGTGCAAGACAAACCTTGACAAGACGATGTTTCAAGAGGCCGTTGCCACAAGTCGCGATCTCAAGATGGCGGTGCCATCCTCGTTGTATTTTCTGATATGCGAATTCCTGGATATGACCCCTGTTTCGATCACATCTACTCACATCGATGATGTGCTCATCGTTCGCAAAGCGAAGCGGATGTCATCGCATGTAAGGCAGGAATACCGCAGCGCCAATGAGCGTCGGAGATATCGACAGGAGTACGTCGAATTCCTCGATTCATCCAGATACTATGCGGATGTGTTTCAGCGTATGGTTGACAAGATACAAGCGATGATCGACGAAGCAGCACCAGACGTGGATAGGGTTCTCGGCCAGGGGTACTTCTAA